The DNA sequence TGCAATTGGGAAAAAGCGCCAGAACGGCTATAAACTTAACAACGGAAACTTTGATCCTTGCTTTGGTTTCTTTTATTTTTCTAACCTTAGAGGGTGTGAGAGCTTTTGCTTTGCTTAATCCCGAGATATTTTTGATATCGGTTGCCCTGATAGATATTCTCCTCGGGCGATTTGTGGGACTTAGATTTATTGAACTTTGGAGATTTAGGAAACTCATATCAGGATAGAATACAGATTAAAAATATAATATTAAAAATCAAATATCAAATATTTATAATTTCTAAATTCTAATTTCTAATTAATCTAGTGAATGAACCAAATGCCAAATATCAAAAATATAATATTAAATATTAAAAAATTGACAGCAGAATTATTAATTGAAATCATAAATATTTTTGATGAAAATTTGTATTTAGCATGGTGATTACGTCAAATGCAGGTAAGTTAAAGAAAAATTTTCAGGATCGTCTGTATAATTTTGTGTTGAAGCTAACCAATTTTATTGGTTCATTAAATGAGCGTGATATGATTACAAAAGTCATATCAAATCAATTAGCACGCAGCGGAACAAGTATTCTGAGTAATTACGTTGAGGGAAAATCAGCAAGTAGCAGGAAAGATTATATAAATTACTTTAACCACTCTCTTAAAAGCGCAAATGAAAGCAAGATATGGATAAGCTTACTTAGAGATACAAATAAATGCGAGTCGAAAGAAGCTTTAATGTTAATGACAGAACTTGAAGAAATTTCAAAGATTTTTGCTTCAAGTATAATAACATTGAAAAGAAAATAAGTGTATTTGATATATGATATATAGTTTTGAATTATTATTTGATCTTTGATATTTCATTTTTAATATTACCATGATAAAAAGGTCTTCTATTTTAGGTTTAAACGCTAGAACAACATTATTTTCATATCCGTATAATTCGTTACGCGGAAAATCGATTGCTACATCAAAATTAAAAACAAAGCGTATTTTGGGAAAAGCGGGGATTCCCGTACCGGAAAGATATGCGATTTTCTCACAACCGCATAAGATTATTAAC is a window from the Candidatus Woesebacteria bacterium genome containing:
- a CDS encoding four helix bundle protein — encoded protein: MVITSNAGKLKKNFQDRLYNFVLKLTNFIGSLNERDMITKVISNQLARSGTSILSNYVEGKSASSRKDYINYFNHSLKSANESKIWISLLRDTNKCESKEALMLMTELEEISKIFASSIITLKRK